Proteins encoded in a region of the Sphingomonas sp. OV641 genome:
- a CDS encoding isochorismatase family cysteine hydrolase, with product MNGKAAILVIDLLNTFDFSGGEKLKKAVAEMVEPFQSLRAQARAADVPVIFVNDNYGRWHDEPSELIAFARGQKGGELIDQVRPQPSDYFVIKPESSGFYATTLPALLPRLGVSRLVLTGIAADICVLFTAADAHMREYDLWVPRDLVASQHEERAQWALEMMENGMSADVRPTSELALADWLASEPKVYTGRGS from the coding sequence ATGAACGGCAAAGCGGCGATTCTCGTCATTGATCTGCTCAACACCTTTGATTTCTCGGGCGGCGAGAAATTGAAAAAGGCTGTGGCTGAGATGGTGGAACCGTTTCAGTCTCTTCGCGCGCAAGCGCGCGCAGCCGACGTGCCGGTCATTTTCGTCAACGACAATTATGGCCGCTGGCATGACGAGCCGAGCGAACTCATCGCCTTTGCGCGCGGGCAGAAAGGCGGGGAGCTGATCGACCAGGTTCGCCCGCAACCCAGCGACTATTTCGTCATCAAGCCCGAATCTTCCGGCTTCTACGCCACTACCCTGCCCGCCCTCCTGCCGCGGCTCGGCGTGTCCCGATTGGTCCTGACGGGTATCGCTGCGGATATCTGCGTCCTCTTCACCGCGGCGGACGCGCACATGCGGGAATATGATCTGTGGGTGCCGCGGGATCTTGTCGCCTCCCAGCATGAGGAGCGCGCACAATGGGCGCTCGAGATGATGGAAAACGGCATGAGCGCCGATGTTCGGCCCACCAGCGAGCTCGCCCTGGCCGATTGGCTGGCCAGCGAACCCAAGGTCTACACGGGCCGCGGCAGCTGA
- a CDS encoding AI-2E family transporter has translation MNRLSPDQDDARYIRRLFLTLGVIALAATLYFTGDLLILAFGSILGAIVIHALAEIFEDRLRLSPKPALGAGIFTVLALIIFLGWLFGVEFRTQVNVLVTRLPGILAEIGAQLSTSPVGAKVVDAVRSAFAGSRVAQDIGGLAEGAGQFVLNALLVLVGAIFFAVDPKVYERGFLLLMPPSKRAVLEDALLDTASTLRLWLRAQLIQMTSMGVLVGLGLWLVGVPSAPALGLLTGLSEFIPYVGPLAAMVPALGLAATQSLHHVLLTVAVFAVVRVVQTNFITPFVTSRVVAIPPAVTLFAILAIGAVFGLFGLFFSAAILVVIYTLIRSLYLRDTLGEDIPRTRHRTLFDAAGSPRDLPGTMD, from the coding sequence ATGAACCGGCTTTCCCCTGATCAAGACGACGCCCGATACATTCGCCGGTTGTTCCTGACATTGGGCGTCATCGCGCTGGCCGCGACGCTGTATTTCACGGGCGACCTGCTGATCCTCGCCTTTGGTTCGATCCTGGGTGCCATTGTCATTCACGCGCTGGCGGAGATCTTCGAGGATCGTTTGCGCCTGTCTCCCAAGCCTGCGCTCGGCGCCGGGATCTTCACCGTCCTTGCCCTCATCATCTTTCTCGGCTGGCTGTTCGGCGTCGAGTTCCGCACGCAGGTCAATGTTCTCGTCACTCGCCTGCCCGGCATTCTGGCGGAAATCGGCGCGCAGCTTTCGACATCGCCGGTCGGGGCGAAGGTGGTGGACGCGGTCCGATCGGCCTTCGCCGGCAGCCGTGTCGCACAGGATATCGGCGGCCTTGCCGAAGGGGCAGGACAGTTCGTCCTCAACGCCCTTCTCGTTCTCGTCGGCGCGATCTTCTTTGCCGTCGATCCGAAGGTGTATGAACGTGGCTTCCTGCTGCTCATGCCGCCGTCCAAGCGTGCGGTGCTGGAGGATGCTTTGCTGGACACGGCATCCACGCTCCGTCTCTGGCTGCGCGCGCAGCTCATCCAGATGACCAGCATGGGCGTGCTCGTCGGTCTGGGGCTCTGGCTGGTCGGCGTCCCGTCCGCGCCGGCACTTGGCCTGCTCACCGGCCTCAGCGAGTTCATCCCCTATGTCGGCCCGCTCGCCGCGATGGTCCCGGCGCTGGGTCTCGCCGCCACCCAGTCGCTTCATCATGTCCTGCTGACCGTTGCAGTGTTTGCCGTTGTTCGCGTCGTTCAGACCAATTTCATCACGCCATTCGTCACCAGCCGGGTTGTTGCCATCCCGCCCGCCGTCACGCTCTTCGCCATTCTGGCAATTGGCGCCGTGTTCGGGCTGTTCGGCCTGTTCTTCTCGGCAGCAATATTGGTCGTGATCTATACGCTGATCCGCAGCCTGTATCTTCGGGATACGCTTGGCGAAGACATTCCCCGCACCCGTCACCGTACCTTGTTCGATGCTGCCGGTTCTCCGCGGGACTTGCCCGGAACCATGGATTAA
- a CDS encoding HdeD family acid-resistance protein produces the protein MTDMGREHVATTGAGWGWIIAYGVLSALFGLAALLWPFPATIAATFVIGIAFTVSGIFSLIAGLRGAGAESRGYSILLGVLSIVAGIIMIARPLTGAISLTIVVAAWLLLRGALEIVLGFRMRRRRWLMLLLGVVNILLALLIIGTVPFSALTLPGFILGASFLFGGVTAIMAGMDHRSGASAFTFPD, from the coding sequence ATGACTGACATGGGCCGTGAACATGTGGCGACGACGGGTGCCGGCTGGGGGTGGATCATCGCTTATGGCGTGCTTTCCGCGCTGTTCGGGCTGGCAGCGCTGCTCTGGCCCTTTCCGGCGACGATCGCGGCCACCTTCGTCATCGGCATTGCCTTCACGGTCTCCGGCATCTTCTCGCTGATCGCCGGGCTGCGCGGCGCCGGCGCGGAGAGCCGGGGTTATTCGATCCTGCTCGGCGTGCTGTCGATCGTGGCCGGCATCATCATGATCGCGCGGCCGCTCACCGGCGCGATCTCGCTGACCATCGTCGTCGCCGCCTGGCTGCTGCTGCGCGGCGCGCTGGAAATCGTGCTCGGCTTTCGCATGCGTCGCCGCCGCTGGCTGATGCTGCTGCTGGGCGTCGTCAACATCCTCCTGGCCTTGCTGATCATCGGCACCGTGCCCTTCTCGGCGCTGACGCTGCCGGGCTTCATCCTGGGCGCCAGCTTCCTGTTCGGCGGCGTCACCGCGATCATGGCGGGCATGGATCACCGCTCGGGCGCTTCGGCCTTCACCTTTCCGGATTGA
- a CDS encoding ABC transporter ATP-binding protein, whose product MTPVLQTRGLSRSFTQGDETIDVLRGVELSVAPGEIVALLGPSGSGKSTLLQAVGLLEGGFEGSIEISGAEAARLDAHGRTVVRRDHLGFVYQFHHLLPDFNAIENVVLPQLIHGAERDAAEARATTLLQALGLGHRLTHRPSQLSGGEQQRVAVARALANRPALVLADEPTGNLDEGTADRVLAEFLRLVRGEGSAALIATHNERLAAKMDRVVRLHDGVLT is encoded by the coding sequence GTGACGCCGGTTCTGCAGACGCGCGGCCTGTCGCGCAGCTTCACCCAGGGCGACGAGACGATCGACGTACTGCGCGGCGTGGAACTGTCCGTCGCGCCGGGCGAGATCGTGGCGCTGCTGGGCCCGTCCGGATCGGGCAAGTCGACGCTGCTCCAGGCGGTCGGCCTGCTGGAGGGCGGGTTCGAGGGGTCGATCGAGATTTCCGGCGCGGAGGCGGCGCGGCTGGATGCGCACGGGCGCACGGTGGTGCGGCGCGATCACCTCGGCTTCGTGTATCAGTTCCATCACCTGCTGCCCGATTTCAACGCGATCGAGAATGTCGTGCTGCCGCAGCTGATCCATGGTGCGGAGCGCGACGCGGCGGAGGCGCGCGCCACCACCTTGCTGCAGGCGCTGGGGCTGGGGCACCGGCTGACGCACCGCCCGAGCCAATTGTCGGGCGGCGAGCAGCAGCGCGTCGCGGTGGCGCGGGCGCTGGCCAATCGCCCGGCGCTGGTGCTCGCCGACGAGCCGACCGGCAACCTCGACGAAGGCACGGCGGATCGGGTGCTGGCGGAGTTCCTGCGGCTGGTGCGCGGCGAAGGCTCGGCGGCGCTGATCGCGACGCATAACGAGCGGCTGGCGGCGAAGATGGACCGTGTGGTGCGGCTGCACGACGGCGTGCTGACCTGA
- a CDS encoding glutathione peroxidase: MRAITDFQVKASDGGQASLEEYRGKVLLIVNTASKCGFTPQYEGLEALHRDYADRGFEVLAFPCNQFGAQEPGDAAEIANFCSLTYDVTFPVFAKIDVNGAQADPLFERLKSDAPGVLGSKAIKWNFTKFLVDRDGKVVDRYAPTTKPEDIRKDIEKLL, encoded by the coding sequence ATGCGCGCGATCACCGACTTCCAGGTCAAGGCTTCGGACGGGGGGCAAGCTTCGCTGGAGGAATATCGCGGCAAGGTGCTGCTGATCGTCAACACGGCATCGAAATGCGGGTTCACGCCGCAATATGAGGGGCTGGAGGCGCTCCACCGCGACTATGCCGATCGCGGCTTCGAAGTGCTGGCCTTTCCCTGCAACCAGTTCGGCGCGCAGGAGCCCGGCGATGCGGCGGAAATCGCCAACTTCTGCTCGCTGACCTATGACGTGACCTTTCCGGTCTTCGCCAAGATCGATGTCAACGGCGCACAGGCCGATCCGCTGTTCGAACGGCTGAAGAGCGATGCGCCGGGTGTCCTGGGCTCGAAGGCGATCAAGTGGAACTTCACCAAGTTTCTGGTGGATCGCGACGGCAAGGTGGTTGATCGCTATGCGCCGACCACCAAGCCCGAGGACATCCGCAAGGACATCGAGAAGCTGCTGTAG
- a CDS encoding lipoprotein-releasing ABC transporter permease subunit, with amino-acid sequence MILSRYERMIARRYLLPGRGERFIVLVAGFSLGAVMLGVAALVIVMSVMNGFRAELFDKIVGLNGHAVVQGIGGRLTDWRDVVRQAEATPGVTSAVPLVEQPLMSTYNGRVEAVLVRGMRVQDLRSNQTIGSKVITGTISSLTPGSNRVALGSRLAESLGATVGSEITLINPAGQTTPFGTVPRYVNYTVAAVFEIGVYDFDKAYVIMPMEDAQTLLLLGDAVGMIELDTVNADRVGQILAPLAEKVGRFAVVSDWRQMNAQLFEALAVERVAMFVVLCIIILVAAFNIASSLIMLVRAKTRDIAILRTMGATRGAMMRIFMTVGVTIGALGIVAGLILGAVFLFYRQAVVNFVQFVTGQELWDPSIRYLTELPSKPDPVEIVAIVLITALMTLLATVYPAYKAASTDPVQVLRYE; translated from the coding sequence ATGATCCTGTCGCGCTACGAACGAATGATCGCGCGGCGCTATCTGCTTCCCGGGCGCGGCGAGCGCTTCATCGTTCTCGTCGCTGGTTTCAGCCTCGGCGCGGTGATGCTGGGGGTGGCGGCGCTCGTGATTGTGATGAGCGTCATGAACGGCTTTCGGGCCGAGCTTTTCGACAAAATCGTCGGGTTGAACGGCCATGCCGTGGTGCAGGGCATCGGCGGCCGCCTGACCGACTGGCGCGACGTGGTGCGCCAGGCGGAGGCGACGCCGGGCGTGACCAGCGCGGTGCCGCTGGTCGAACAGCCGCTGATGTCCACCTATAACGGCCGGGTCGAGGCGGTGCTGGTGCGCGGGATGCGCGTGCAGGACCTGCGTTCGAACCAGACGATCGGCAGCAAGGTGATCACCGGCACGATCAGTTCGCTGACGCCAGGCTCGAATCGCGTGGCGCTCGGCTCGCGGCTGGCCGAATCGCTGGGGGCGACGGTCGGGTCCGAAATCACGCTGATCAATCCCGCCGGGCAGACCACGCCGTTCGGCACGGTGCCGCGTTACGTCAATTACACCGTGGCGGCCGTGTTCGAGATCGGTGTGTACGATTTCGACAAGGCCTATGTGATCATGCCGATGGAGGATGCGCAGACGCTGCTCCTGCTGGGCGATGCGGTCGGCATGATCGAACTGGATACGGTGAACGCCGACCGGGTGGGCCAGATCCTGGCGCCGCTTGCCGAAAAGGTCGGCCGCTTTGCGGTGGTGAGCGACTGGCGGCAGATGAACGCGCAACTGTTCGAGGCGCTGGCGGTGGAGCGCGTCGCGATGTTCGTGGTGCTGTGCATCATCATCCTGGTCGCCGCGTTCAACATCGCCTCCTCGCTGATCATGCTGGTGCGCGCCAAGACGCGCGACATCGCGATCCTGCGCACCATGGGCGCGACCCGCGGCGCGATGATGCGGATCTTCATGACGGTTGGCGTCACGATCGGCGCGCTGGGGATCGTCGCCGGGCTGATCCTGGGCGCGGTGTTCCTGTTCTATCGGCAGGCGGTGGTGAACTTCGTCCAGTTCGTGACCGGGCAGGAGTTGTGGGATCCCTCGATCCGTTACCTGACCGAGCTGCCGTCGAAGCCCGATCCGGTGGAGATCGTGGCGATCGTCCTCATCACCGCGCTGATGACGCTGCTGGCGACCGTTTACCCGGCCTATAAGGCGGCCAGCACGGATCCGGTTCAGGTGCTGCGTTATGAATAG
- the ctrA gene encoding response regulator transcription factor CtrA has translation MRVLLIEDEPTTAKAIELMLSAEGFNVYSTDLGEEGLDLGKLYDYDIILLDLNLPDMHGYEVLKKLRVARVSTPVLILSGVNEMESKVRSFGFGADDYVTKPFHREELIARIQAVVRRSKGHSQSVIRTGKLSVNLDAKTVEVDGARVHLTGKEYAMLELLSLRKGTTLTKEMFLNHLYGGMDEPELKIIDVFICKLRKKLSMACEGENYIETVWGRGYVLREPDEVPAKVA, from the coding sequence ATGCGCGTGCTGCTGATCGAGGACGAGCCAACGACCGCAAAGGCCATCGAGCTGATGCTCTCTGCCGAGGGCTTCAATGTCTATTCGACGGATCTGGGCGAAGAGGGTTTGGACCTCGGCAAGCTCTACGACTACGATATCATTCTTCTCGATCTCAACCTGCCGGACATGCACGGCTATGAGGTGCTGAAGAAACTGCGCGTGGCGCGGGTTTCCACGCCAGTGCTGATCCTGTCGGGCGTGAACGAGATGGAGTCGAAGGTCCGCTCCTTCGGCTTCGGCGCGGACGATTACGTCACCAAGCCGTTCCATCGTGAAGAGCTGATCGCCCGCATCCAGGCGGTGGTCCGCCGGTCGAAGGGCCATTCGCAGTCGGTGATCCGCACCGGCAAGCTGTCGGTCAACCTTGATGCCAAGACGGTGGAGGTGGACGGCGCGCGCGTTCACCTGACCGGCAAGGAATATGCGATGCTGGAGCTGCTTTCGCTTCGCAAGGGCACCACGCTTACCAAGGAAATGTTCCTGAATCACCTTTACGGTGGCATGGACGAGCCTGAACTGAAGATCATCGACGTCTTCATCTGCAAGCTGCGCAAGAAACTCAGCATGGCTTGCGAGGGCGAGAATTATATCGAGACCGTCTGGGGCCGCGGCTATGTTCTGCGTGAGCCCGATGAGGTTCCGGCAAAGGTCGCCTGA